The sequence TCTCTGTTATCACCCATGACAAAGACATTCCCATCGGGTACGACAACGGGACCGAAATTTCTCCCCTTCTGAAAGCCGAAAAAGGAGGTTTCACCCGCCTTGAAGACTGCATAAGGTTCTTCTACCGGTTTATCATTGACATAAACCTGCTTTTTCTTGACCTCGATCTTGTCTCCACCAACACCGATGACTCTCTTGATAAAGTCTTTACTCTTATCTTCAGGGTAGCGGAAAACAATAATGTCCCCCCTGGCAGGCTCCTTTACATCGATAATATTCTTGTTAACAAAAGGTATCTTGACGCCGTAAATAAATTTGTTAACCAGCAAATGATCTCCCACAAGAAGCGTGTCCTCCATGGAACCGGAAGGAATCTTGAAGGCCTGCACAACAAAGGTCCTTATAAATAGGGCCAGAACAATAGCAATGGCAATGGCTTCGGCATATTCCCTGACTACCGATTTATTAAGAAAGGGCATGGAGCGGTCTCTCGCCTTTACAAGGCGCTCTTCCTTGGCGAGAATATCCTTGAGATCACCACGGGCTATGGTATTTTCAAGGGCCATAATGTCCGTTTCAAGAAGCTTGATCTTTTCGTTATCGAGCTTCTTCTTTTTTCTCTTGATAAGGCTCTTTGTGAGCTTTATCTCTGATTCAGCCTCTTTAACGATCTTGGCTGCCGTTTTTTCCTTATGCTTTTCACTCATTTATATCAATACTCCTCAGTCAATCTTAAGTGCTGCCAGAAAAGCCTCCTGTGGAACCTCTACCCGGCCTACCTGTTTCATTCTTTTTTTGCCCTCTTTCTGCTTTTCCAAGAGTTTTCTCTTTCTCGTAATATCACCACCATAACACTTGGCAGTTACATTCTTTCTAAGGGCCTTCACCGATGCCCTTGCAATAATCTTGGTACCGATAGCTGCCTGTATGGCTACTTCGAACATCTGCCTTGGAATAAGTTCCTTCATCTTTTCGGCAATGTCTTTACCACGATAGAAGGCTTTATCTTTATGAACTATCAGCGATAATGCATCAACAGGATCACCATTGATCAGTATATCAAGCTTTACCAGGTTGGAACGTCTAAAATCGGCCATTTCATAATCTAAGGATGCGTATCCCTTTGACATGGATTTCAGCCTGTCATAAAACTCCATAACAACCTCATTGAGGGGAAGCTCATACTCAACAATAACCCTGTCACTGCTTAGGTACTTAATATCTCTTTGAATACCGCGTCTCTCCTGGCAGAGAGAAAGGATAGAGCCGACAAATTCACTGGGGGTATGGATGCTGGCATTAATAAAAGGCTCCTCGATGTACTGAATCTCCTGTGTTGGCGGAAGGTCGACG comes from Deltaproteobacteria bacterium and encodes:
- the lepB gene encoding signal peptidase I, with the translated sequence MPFLNKSVVREYAEAIAIAIVLALFIRTFVVQAFKIPSGSMEDTLLVGDHLLVNKFIYGVKIPFVNKNIIDVKEPARGDIIVFRYPEDKSKDFIKRVIGVGGDKIEVKKKQVYVNDKPVEEPYAVFKAGETSFFGFQKGRNFGPVVVPDGNVFVMGDNRDNSHDSRFWGTVEISEIKGKAFILYWSWDRDNKGIRFSRIGNLIR